The sequence CTGGACGCGCTCCTGAATGAGGAGGCTGCTGTGGGCGGTGTGGACACCGAGGTCGATGCCGCTCCAGCCCAGGCTGAGGCCATCGCCGTGGGAGAGGAAACGAATCTCTCCGAACCCAGAGCGAGGCAGATCGAAGAAATTGTGGTCAGCGCTCGCAAGCGCAACGAACTACTTGAGGAAACTCCGGTCTCCGTGACCGCGCTCGATGCCAACGCTCTTGCGGAGGCCGGGATTACGGATTTGCGCAATATCAGAGACCTTGTCCCCAATATGCAATTTGCGGCAAGCGCTGTCTCGACGCCGCTGTCTTCGAATATTCGTCTTCGCGGTATCGGAACCGCTGGTGTGGGAACCAGTTTTGATCCGGGCGTGGGGGTCTACGTCGACGGCATGTACATGACACGGAACCTTAGCTCGATCGTTGACCTGGTGGATGTCGCGCAGATCGAAGTTTTACGCGGCCCGCAGGGCACATTATTCGGCAAGAACACCGTCGGCGGTGCCTTGAATATCACTTCGGTGAAGCCGTCCCCGGAACTCGAGGGGTTCGCGAGTATACGGTTTGCGAACTTCGGGTCTATCGATACCCGAGCCTCGATCAACGTTCCCATAACCGATTGGCTGAGAACCAGAGCCACCTTTGTGAGCAAGAACTCCGATGGCTGGGTCAGCAATACCTATCTGAAAGAAAAACTCTTCAATACCAACAGCATCGGGTTCCTCGGTAGCGTCCAGATTCTGCCCACCGATGATATCACGATTGATCTGATGGGTAATTATGGCAACAGCCATCAACGAGGACAGGCTTCTCGCTGCATCATGCAACCAGGCGCCGAGCCAGCCTTTGGCCCGAGTTTGATCCCGGACCTGCCGGCGGCCTGTGCCGAGCTAACGCCACGCGTCAGCACAGCGGATGTGAACCAGATCTATTCCGGTGAAGACTACGGTGTTTGGGGCTCCGCGAATTGGGACGTCGGGCCGGTCGGGCTTCTGGAGGAATTGAGTTTCACCGTGAAAGGGTCCTGGCGTTCGGGCGGTTTTTCAACCAGACAAGATCTTGATGGCACCGACTTGCCCGTGATCGCCATACTCCTCGCCGAGAGTGATCAATATGTCGCGGCTCCGACCGAGGGGACAACCTACGTTGCCGAAGCCCAGTCGAATTTTTCGGCATGGGATGATCGCATCAATGGCGTGGTCGGGCTCTTCTGGTTCAACGAACGCTCGAAGCTGCCGACCAATATTGTGGCGGATGTCAACATCTTTACGCAGCAGACGCTGACGATCGCGAACGTGGACAATACGGATATTGCCGGATTCGGACAGGTCAGCATCGACCTGACGGAGTGGCTCGAGTTCACCGCCGGCCTGCGCTGGACGCAGGAGAACAAGGAATCGGACGTGTATCGAAATCAGAACCGCAGTGGCGCCATTCTGGTTGACGGAAGCACGCAAGCATCCGAGAAATTTAAAAAATGGACACCCATGGCGAGTATCAAAGCCACGATGCCCGAGGATCTTCTTGCGGGAACGGATGTCGATCACCTGATGGCCTATTTCACGTTCTCCGAGGGCTTTCGTGGTGGTGGATTTAATTCGACGGCCAATGGCCCGCTCGAGTTGACTGCGTTCAACCCGGAAACTCTGGATTCTTTCGAGGTCGGGGCGAAGGCCGGCTTCTTTGATCGGCGTCTCGAAGTCAATCTTTCAGCGTTTTTGTACAAATACGAGGACTTGCAGGTCCTGGCGGTCGAGGGTTCCTGCACGGATCCGGACGATCCGACAACCTGTCAGACGACTCAGGTCATCAAGAATGCGGCGAGTGCGACCGGCAGGGGTTTGGAGCTGGAACTCCGTGGCCGGCCCTTCGGACCGCTTTTCGTGACCGGATCGTTGGGCCTTCTGGATACGGTGTACGACAGCTTCACGGATGCGCCGCCGGCGCTCGCGGTGGGAGCCCCGGGTGAGACGGTCGATATCTCCGGAGAGAGCTTCAACAACGCCCCGAGAGCGCAAGCGCATATCTCGATCATGGCACCGCTGCCGTTGGACGTCTTCGAGCAGCAATGGCTCAACGGCTACATCACGCCAAGGGTGGACTGGTATTACCAAAGTGCGGTTCATTTTGACGCCGAGGCCGTAACCGAAGCCGTCCAACCGGGGTATAGCCTCCTGCATGCGCGACTCAGCTACGACTTCATGGACGATCGGGCGCAGATCGCCTTGTTCGGCAATAACCTGACGGACGTATCGTTCATGAACTACGCGCAGAATTTGGTCCCCTATTTTGGTTTCGTATCGGCGGTCTATGGACAGCCACGAACCTTTGGCGGCGAGATCAGCTATCGGTTCAACTAGCCCCTGAGCCGCCGATCGAATCTACGTCGGGCCATTGGTGCGGTGCGCATGACCGTTGCGGGGGCCGGGAGAAACCCTCGTGTGCGTCGCGTTGTCGAGGACGAGGGGAGGATTGCCAGCGAGCGTTTGGATCGGTCGCCAATAAAGGTAATTGTGTCGCTCCATGTCAGCGATCGGTAAAGTTTTCGGGAACATCAAGGTCATCACTTCGATGGTCTACAGCGCGATCCTCGGGCGGGCTTACCTCCGCAAATACAAGCCGGAGACAGTCTGTTATTGTCGCAGTGCCGGTGAGGATCGCCTTCTCGATATCTATCGGCCCGCCGGCGACTCGTCTCACGCGAGGCCAGTTCTCGTCTGGTTCCACGGTGGTGCCTGGAAGATGGGGAACCGGAAGGCCATCGAGCGTATCGCCGCCGAGCAGTTGGCTCGAGGCTATGTGCTTGTCAGTGTAAGTTATTCATTAAGCGACGTCGCTCAGTGGCCGGTGCAATGTCACGAAGCCAAGGCGGCAGTCCGTTATCTGCGCGCCAATGCAGACCAACTCGGATTGGATCCGCAACGGATGATTGCTGCCGGCATGTCGGCGGGGGCACATATGGCGTGCATGCTGGGCGTGTCTGCGCAGCATACGCACCTGAACGGACAACTTGGCGATCATCTTGAGCAATCGAATCAGGTCCAGGGCGTATTGGCATTATACCCACCGACAGATTTCCTCTCCGTTCCCGAAGATTTCGACGGGCTCCTGGACTATTACGCGCAAGACTCGCCAATCACCGAATTGTTGGGGGAGTCGATAGCAACGGCTCCCGAGAAATCGGACCTGGCCTCGCCGCTGAAACTCCTCAATGGTGACTGTCCACCGGTGTTTCTGTTACACGGCGACGCCGACCCGATTGTGCCAATAGAGCAAAGCGAGATCATGTACGATGCGCTGCTGGCATCGGGCGCTGACGCGCAATTCATGCGCCTGCCGGGTTATACCCATGGGGACTACCGCTTTAATCGCGACCAGCCCGCGAGTGCCATTTCTGCGTTCCTGAACAAGCTCGCCCAACCAGCGCCCTGAACCGGTTGCGGCGAACGGTCTTTCGGTGGCTCAGGGCGGCCCGGCGCATGCCCCCGAGTTCGGGGCCAGATCCTCTCCCTCGAGTGTGATCCAGCGGCGCGTGCGGCGGCCTTCTCCCTGCCCGGGGCTTGGTTCGACGAACGCAAAAGAGACCGCGACCACCGGGTCGTCGGGATGATCCCGGTTCCACTGCCGGGCGCGTGTCAGCGTCAGGCGGCAACGAAGGGGCTGGCGTCCCCGCGGTCGCATCGAGGTCGTCATGGTCCTCCAGCGCGTCCCGGGGTAGGCGACGGTCACCGGGGGCGTTCGCTCGGCCGTGAGGGCGCGCCATTCGACCAGATCGATGCGGCG is a genomic window of Candidatus Binatia bacterium containing:
- a CDS encoding TonB-dependent receptor, with protein sequence MRAVSKAILILFLTMGFFTPASAQPESLDALLNEEAAVGGVDTEVDAAPAQAEAIAVGEETNLSEPRARQIEEIVVSARKRNELLEETPVSVTALDANALAEAGITDLRNIRDLVPNMQFAASAVSTPLSSNIRLRGIGTAGVGTSFDPGVGVYVDGMYMTRNLSSIVDLVDVAQIEVLRGPQGTLFGKNTVGGALNITSVKPSPELEGFASIRFANFGSIDTRASINVPITDWLRTRATFVSKNSDGWVSNTYLKEKLFNTNSIGFLGSVQILPTDDITIDLMGNYGNSHQRGQASRCIMQPGAEPAFGPSLIPDLPAACAELTPRVSTADVNQIYSGEDYGVWGSANWDVGPVGLLEELSFTVKGSWRSGGFSTRQDLDGTDLPVIAILLAESDQYVAAPTEGTTYVAEAQSNFSAWDDRINGVVGLFWFNERSKLPTNIVADVNIFTQQTLTIANVDNTDIAGFGQVSIDLTEWLEFTAGLRWTQENKESDVYRNQNRSGAILVDGSTQASEKFKKWTPMASIKATMPEDLLAGTDVDHLMAYFTFSEGFRGGGFNSTANGPLELTAFNPETLDSFEVGAKAGFFDRRLEVNLSAFLYKYEDLQVLAVEGSCTDPDDPTTCQTTQVIKNAASATGRGLELELRGRPFGPLFVTGSLGLLDTVYDSFTDAPPALAVGAPGETVDISGESFNNAPRAQAHISIMAPLPLDVFEQQWLNGYITPRVDWYYQSAVHFDAEAVTEAVQPGYSLLHARLSYDFMDDRAQIALFGNNLTDVSFMNYAQNLVPYFGFVSAVYGQPRTFGGEISYRFN
- a CDS encoding alpha/beta hydrolase codes for the protein MSAIGKVFGNIKVITSMVYSAILGRAYLRKYKPETVCYCRSAGEDRLLDIYRPAGDSSHARPVLVWFHGGAWKMGNRKAIERIAAEQLARGYVLVSVSYSLSDVAQWPVQCHEAKAAVRYLRANADQLGLDPQRMIAAGMSAGAHMACMLGVSAQHTHLNGQLGDHLEQSNQVQGVLALYPPTDFLSVPEDFDGLLDYYAQDSPITELLGESIATAPEKSDLASPLKLLNGDCPPVFLLHGDADPIVPIEQSEIMYDALLASGADAQFMRLPGYTHGDYRFNRDQPASAISAFLNKLAQPAP